Proteins from one Thermobifida alba genomic window:
- a CDS encoding ABC transporter ATP-binding protein, translating into MTSRTESGAVAQTDPAPTARTAPLISFRDVRQVFRLSGRGGDGSAAANRELVALQDVNVDIQAGQFVALVGASGCGKTTMLNMLAGLVEPTHGEVRLDGRPPQLPNMDIGYMFARDALLPWRTARKNVELPLETRGWGRRERRERAEEMLELVGLKGRESQYRLQLSQGMRQRVALARTLAPDPSLLLMDEPFAALDARTKLTLQAEFLRIWEHNQTGDRRKTVIFVTHDLQEAVLLADRVIVMLPHPGRVAEDRVIDLPRPRAELLGELQFTKEFQDTTHGLFERLEGAIGDRGPDAAN; encoded by the coding sequence TTGACATCCAGGACTGAGAGCGGGGCGGTCGCGCAGACCGACCCCGCCCCCACCGCCAGGACAGCCCCGCTGATCTCGTTCCGCGACGTCCGGCAGGTGTTCCGCCTCTCCGGCAGAGGCGGCGACGGCTCCGCCGCCGCCAACCGGGAACTGGTGGCCCTGCAGGACGTCAACGTCGACATCCAGGCAGGCCAGTTCGTCGCGCTGGTCGGCGCCAGCGGCTGCGGCAAGACGACGATGCTCAACATGCTCGCCGGACTGGTGGAACCCACCCACGGCGAGGTCCGCCTCGACGGCAGGCCCCCGCAGCTGCCCAACATGGACATCGGCTACATGTTCGCCCGCGACGCCCTGCTGCCGTGGCGCACCGCCCGCAAGAACGTGGAACTGCCCCTGGAGACCCGCGGCTGGGGACGCAGGGAGCGCCGCGAACGAGCCGAGGAGATGCTGGAACTGGTCGGCCTCAAAGGCCGCGAGTCCCAGTACCGGCTGCAACTGTCCCAGGGCATGCGCCAGCGGGTGGCACTGGCCCGCACCCTGGCTCCCGACCCGTCACTGCTGCTGATGGACGAGCCCTTCGCCGCACTGGACGCCCGCACCAAGCTCACCCTGCAAGCGGAGTTCCTGCGGATCTGGGAGCACAACCAGACCGGAGACCGGCGCAAGACCGTCATCTTCGTCACCCACGACCTCCAGGAGGCGGTCCTCCTCGCCGACCGGGTGATCGTCATGCTGCCCCACCCCGGCCGCGTCGCCGAGGACCGTGTCATCGACCTGCCGCGGCCGCGCGCCGAACTCCTCGGCGAACTGCAGTTCACCAAGGAGTTCCAGGACACCACCCACGGTCTGTTCGAACGGCTTGAGGGCGCCATCGGCGACCGGGGACCGGACGCCGCCAACTGA
- a CDS encoding FAD-dependent oxidoreductase — protein sequence MSDSSHDRRVVVVGAGLSGLATALGAALRGCRVTVFEAAELVGGAAAYSGGQVWVGANHVEEREGVEDSLELTERYVRDIARAAPEVLDEEAMRRWLTVAPQAMRYWEEVGAIRWTIIPGLADYHAEADGALGAGRYLTNEVIDGSVLGEWRDRLRVSPYFPVGTTYAEMFVRGRRVSGSDSEENRSGDEETQGFGLTRAPEEREGAARDGADPLTFGTGVVASFLARVLQERSVVIRTSHPVTELLTDGAGRVVGVRAQGPDGPVEARGDVVLATSTYDWDPDLVRELLDLGPEDFGSIAPRSLRGQGIRLARSVGAGVVRIPPTSVPMLPGWEAGDGAGYAYGPEFAKPHTLIVDRSGRRFCNDSYWVDIVARALDPEDRHLPFFLVWDEQHRRKYGLGTVPPGGEYPPGVVTSAPTLRELGAALGVDGEQLEQTVERFNGYAARGEDPDFGRGGLDYVLRFYGDPKHRPNPVLGTVVEPPFHGMRLRFLGTGIGSSGVHTDGDGHVLDESGRPIPGLYAAGSVTALTSSGSGYNSGFALSRGLTLAYLIACELGGTDG from the coding sequence GTGAGCGACTCATCCCACGACCGCCGGGTCGTCGTGGTCGGGGCGGGACTGTCCGGTCTGGCGACAGCCCTGGGGGCCGCGCTGCGCGGCTGCCGGGTCACCGTCTTCGAGGCCGCCGAACTGGTCGGCGGGGCGGCGGCCTACTCCGGCGGACAGGTCTGGGTCGGCGCCAACCACGTCGAGGAACGGGAGGGCGTCGAGGACAGCCTGGAGTTGACGGAGCGCTACGTGCGCGACATCGCGCGCGCCGCCCCGGAGGTCCTCGACGAGGAGGCCATGCGCCGCTGGTTGACCGTGGCGCCGCAGGCCATGCGCTACTGGGAGGAGGTCGGCGCCATCCGGTGGACGATCATCCCCGGTCTGGCCGACTACCACGCCGAGGCCGACGGCGCACTGGGCGCCGGACGCTACCTGACCAACGAGGTGATCGACGGCAGCGTGCTGGGGGAGTGGCGGGACCGGCTGCGGGTCAGCCCGTACTTCCCGGTGGGCACCACCTACGCCGAGATGTTCGTCCGGGGACGGCGGGTCAGCGGGTCCGACAGCGAGGAGAACCGCTCCGGCGACGAGGAGACCCAGGGCTTCGGCCTGACCCGCGCCCCCGAGGAACGGGAGGGGGCGGCGCGGGACGGGGCCGACCCGCTGACCTTCGGCACCGGTGTGGTGGCCAGCTTCCTGGCCCGGGTGCTGCAGGAGCGGTCCGTGGTGATCCGCACCTCCCATCCGGTGACCGAGCTGCTGACCGACGGGGCGGGCCGGGTGGTCGGGGTACGCGCGCAGGGGCCGGACGGCCCGGTCGAGGCCCGCGGAGACGTGGTGCTGGCCACCAGCACCTACGACTGGGACCCCGACCTGGTGCGTGAGCTGCTCGACCTGGGGCCGGAGGACTTCGGCAGCATCGCCCCGCGCAGTCTGCGCGGGCAGGGCATCCGGCTGGCACGCTCCGTCGGCGCGGGCGTCGTGCGGATCCCGCCCACCAGCGTGCCCATGCTGCCCGGCTGGGAGGCGGGCGACGGCGCCGGCTACGCCTACGGTCCGGAGTTCGCCAAGCCCCACACCCTCATCGTGGACCGGTCGGGGCGGCGCTTCTGCAACGACTCCTACTGGGTCGACATCGTCGCCCGGGCCCTGGACCCCGAGGACCGGCACCTGCCCTTCTTCCTGGTCTGGGACGAGCAGCACCGCCGCAAGTACGGGCTGGGCACGGTGCCGCCCGGCGGCGAGTACCCGCCCGGCGTGGTCACCTCCGCGCCCACCCTGCGGGAGCTCGGTGCGGCCCTGGGGGTCGACGGGGAGCAGCTGGAGCAGACGGTGGAGCGGTTCAACGGGTACGCCGCGCGGGGGGAGGACCCGGACTTCGGCCGGGGCGGCCTCGACTACGTCCTCCGCTTCTACGGCGACCCAAAACACCGGCCCAACCCGGTGCTGGGGACCGTGGTGGAGCCGCCCTTCCACGGTATGCGGCTGCGCTTCCTGGGCACCGGCATCGGATCGAGCGGGGTGCACACCGACGGGGACGGCCACGTGCTCGACGAGTCGGGACGGCCGATCCCGGGGCTGTACGCCGCTGGTTCGGTCACCGCCCTGACCTCCTCGGGCAGTGGCTACAACAGCGGGTTCGCGCTGAGCCGCGGCCTCACCCTCGCCTACCTGATCGCCTGTGAACTGGGCGGGACCGACGGCTGA